The Aptenodytes patagonicus chromosome 10, bAptPat1.pri.cur, whole genome shotgun sequence genome includes a region encoding these proteins:
- the ZNF710 gene encoding zinc finger protein 710 — translation MDRFTECGTQTDAVVVLSLAQAAVLGLVSENELLGATISPAGFFPGLGGELPDTTAVEPGEPEGECRLEGEGQAPGDGQEEDALEAESSLEKHARRRKRPPVRLVPKVKCEEAEDEVLYEVSVPGDEEGEQRRGRPPPLQDPSQEQTVQSSAMKMIDLGTFSRKPRRLRHLRRHTRQELEGTERRLGGADPAGAVEGGTTGALRTECAFEVGAPSPGEVEVPAPASPEQVKSEQGFAWQEPGELETEVAGATSERNKKAQLDRLDINVQIDDSYLVEAGDRQKRWQCRMCEKSYTSKYNLVTHILGHNGIKPHSCPHCNKLFKQPSHLQTHLLTHQGTRPHKCEVCSKAFTQTSHLKRHMLLHTDIKPYSCRFCGRGFAYPSELKAHEVKHESGRCHVCVECGLDFSTLTQLKRHLSTHQGPTLYQCLECSKSFHYRSQLQNHMLKHQNVRPFVCTECGMEFSQIHHLKQHSLTHKGVKEFKCEVCGREFTLQANMKRHMLIHTSVRPYQCHICFKTFVQKQTLKTHMIVHSPVKPFKCKVCGKSFNRMYNLLGHMHLHAGSKPFKCPYCSSKFNLKGNLSRHMKVKHGVMDISLDSQDPMMDLAGADHAELDGQQEMDDFEEENSYGYRGVGNPPDEHALTEQAMKEMAYYNML, via the exons ATGGATCGCTTCACCGAGTGCGGGACCCAGACGGATGCGGTGGTGGTGCTGTCCCTGGCGCAGGCTGCGGTTCTGGGCTTGGTGTCCGAGAATGAGCTTCTCGGGGCCACCATCAGCCCTGCTGGCTTCTtcccggggctgggaggggagctgccaGACACCACCGCGGTGGAGCCCGGGGAGCCGGAGGGCGAGTGCCGGCTGGAGGGCGAGGGGCAGGCGCCGGGGGATGGACAGGAGGAGGATGCCTTGGAGGCAGAGTCCTCCCTAGAGAAGCATgcccggaggaggaagcggcctCCTGTGAGGCTGGTGCCCAAAGTCAAGTGCGAGGAGGCGGAGGATGAGGTGCTGTACGAAGTGTCCGTCCCTGGGGACGAGGAGGGTGAGCagcggcgcggccgcccgccccccctccaggaccccagccaggagcagacaGTGCAGAGCAGTGCCATGAAGATGATCGACCTCGGCACCTTCAGCAGGAAGCCCCGGCGCCTGCGGCACCTGCGCCGGCACACGCGCCAGGAGCTAGAGGGCACCGAGCGCCGCCTCGGGGGTGCCGACCCAGCTGGTGCGGTGGAGGGTGGCACCACGGGGGCCCTGCGGACCGAGTGCGCCTTCGAGGTGGGCGCCCCCTCCCCTGGCGAGGTGGAGGTCCCCGCGCCGGCGTCCCCCGAGCAGGTGAAGAGCGAGCAGGGCTTCGCCTGGCAGGAGCCGGGGGAGCTGGAGACGGAGGTGGCGGGCGCCACCAGCGAGCGCAACAAGAAGGCGCAGCTGGACCGGCTGGACATCAATGTGCAGATCGATGACTCCTACCTGGTGGAGGCGGGGGACCGCCAGAAGCGCTGGCAGTGCCGCATGTGCGAGAAGTCCTACACGTCCAAGTACAACCTGGTGACCCACATCCTGGGCCACAACGGCATCAAGCCCCACTCCTGCCCGCACTGCAACAAGCTCTTCAAGCAGCCCAGCCACCTGCAGACCCACCTGCTGACCCACCAGGGCACGCGGCCCCACAAGTGCGAGGTGTGCAGCAAGGCCTTCACCCAGACCAGCCACCTGAAGCGGCACATGCTGCTGCACACCGACATCAAGCCCTACAGCTGCCGCTTCTGCGGCCGGGGCTTCGCCTACCCCAGCGAGCTGAAGGCGCACGAGGTGAAGCACGAGAGCGGCCGCTGCCACGTCTGCGTGGAGTGCGGGCTGGACTTCTCCACGCTCACCCAGCTGAAGCGGCACCTCTCCACGCACCAGGGCCCCACGCTGTACCAGTGCCTGGAGTGCAGCAAGTCCTTCCACTACCGCAGCCAGCTGCAGAACCACATGCTGAAGCACCAGAACGTCCGGCCCTTCGTCTGCACCGAGTGTGGGATGGAGTTCAGCCAGATCCACCACCTCAAGCAGCACTCCCTCACGCACAAG GGCGTGAAGGAGTTCAAGTGCGAGGTATGCGGCCGGGAGTTCACCCTGCAGGCCAACATGAAGCGGCACATGCTGATCCACACCAGTGTCCGTCCCTACCAGTGCCACATCTGCTTCAAGACGTTTGTGCAGAAGCAGACGCTCAAGACCCACATGATTGTGCACTCGCCAGTGAAGCCATTCAAATGCAAG GTCTGCGGGAAGTCCTTCAACCGCATGTACAACCTgctgggccacatgcacctgcacGCGGGGAGCAAGCCCTTCAAGTGTCCCTACTGCTCCAGCAAGTTCAACCTGAAGGGCAACCTGAGCCGGCACATGAAGGTCAAGCACGGCGTGATGGACATCAGCCTGGACAGCCAAG ATCCCATGATGGACCTGGCCGGGGCCGACCACGCCGAGCTGGACGGGCAGCAGGAGATGGACGACTTCGAGGAGGAGAACTCTTACGGCTACAGGGGGGTAGGCAACCCTCCGGACGAGCACGCCCTGACCGAGCAGGCCATGAAGGAGATGGCGTACTACAACATGTTGTAG
- the IDH2 gene encoding isocitrate dehydrogenase [NADP], mitochondrial has translation MAARYLRAAPALSRLARCPLPAASVGQRRHYADKRIKVANPVVEMDGDEMTRIIWAFIKEKLILPNVDVQLKYFDLGLPHRDKTDDQVTIDSALATQKYSVAVKCATITPDEARVEEFKLKKMWKSPNGTIRNILGGTVFREPIICKNIPRLVPGWTKPITIGRHAHGDQYKATDFVVGKSGTFKMVFTPKDGSGAKEWEVYNFPGGGVGMGMYNTDESISGFAHSCFQYAIQKKWPLYMSTKNTILKAYDGRFKDIFQEIFDKHYKTEFDKLKIWYEHRLIDDMVAQVLKSSGGFVWACKNYDGDVQSDILAQGFGSLGLMTSVLVCPDGKTIEAEAAHGTVTRHYREHQQGRPTSTNPIASIFAWTRGLEHRGKLDSNPDLIKFAQTLEKVCVQTVESGTMTKDLAGCIHGLANVKLNEHFVNTTDFLDAIKNNLDKALGKQ, from the exons ATGGCCGCCCGCTAcctccgcgccgccccggcgCTGAGCCGCCTGgcccgctgccccctccccgccgcctccgTGGGGCAGCGCCGACACT ATGCCGACAAGCGGATCAAGGTGGCCAACCCGGTGGTGGAGATGGACGGAGATGAGATGACGCGGATCATCTGGGCCTTCATCAAGGAGAAG CTCATCCTGCCCAATGTGGACGTCCAGCTGAAGTATTTTGACCTGGGCCTGCCGCACCGGGACAAGACGGACGACCAGGTCACCATCGACTCAGCGCTGGCCACCCAGAAGTACAGCGTGGCTGTGAAGTGTGCCACCATCACGCCGGACGAAGCCAGGGTGGAAG AGTTCAAGCTGAAGAAGATGTGGAAGAGCCCCAACGGCACCATCCGAAACATCCTGGGGGGGACAGTCTTCCGAGAGCCCATCATCTGCAAGAACATCCCCCGCCTGGTGCCTGGCTGGACCAAGCCCATCACCATCGGCAGGCATGCCCACGGCGACCAG TACAAAGCCACCGACTTTGTGGTGGGCAAGTCTGGGACGTTCAAGATGGTCTTCACGCCAAAGGATGGCAGCGGGGCCAAGGAGTGGGAGGTGTACAACTTCCCTGGCGGCGGCGTGGGCATGGGCATGTACAACACAGACGAG tCCATCTCGGGCTTCGCTCACAGCTGCTTCCAGTATGCCATCCAGAAGAAGTGGCCTCTCTACATGAGCACCAAGAACACCATCCTCAAGGCCTATGACGGGCGCTTCAAAGACATCTTCCAGGAGATCTTTGATAA GCACTACAAGACAGAGTTCGACAAGCTGAAGATCTGGTATGAGCACCGGCTCATCGACGACATGGTCGCCCAGGTGCTGAAGTCCTCCGGCGGCTTCGTCTGGGCATGCAAGAACTATGACGGGGACGTCCAGTCGGACATCCTGGCCCaag GCTTTGGCTCCCTGGGGCTGATGACCTCTGTCCTGGTGTGTCCGGATGGGAAGACCATCGAGGCCGAGGCGGCCCACGGCACTGTCACCCGCCACTACCGGGAGCACCAGCAG GGGCGACCCACCAGCACGAACCCCATCGCCAGCATCTTCGCCTGGACGCGTGGCCTGGAGCACCGTGGCAAGCTGGACAGTAACCCGGACCTCATCAA GTTTGCTCAGACGCTGGAGAAGGTCTGCGTCCAAACCGTGGAGAGCGGGACGATGACGAAAGACCTCGCTGGCTGCATCCACGGCCTCGCCAA tGTGAAGCTGAACGAGCACTTTGTAAACACCACCGACTTCCTGGACGCCATCAAGAACAACCTGGACAAGGCCCTGGGCAAGCAgtag